The Falco naumanni isolate bFalNau1 chromosome 14, bFalNau1.pat, whole genome shotgun sequence genome includes a window with the following:
- the SLITRK4 gene encoding SLIT and NTRK-like protein 4, whose protein sequence is MGAGARVQRDPLPACVRGTAVSGQGSARRLLHAAQPAGVPQRRASPRSAPRRSARPGGARRGGRPAAPAARCLRGAAGGETSRGERRSAAERGRGDPGRRDSLSLFRSLRLLADHKKMFLWFFLVLSSPVSSTTADADISVEICNVCSCVSVENVLYVNCEKVAVYRPNQLKPPWSNFYHLNFQNNLLIILYPNSFLNFTHAVSLQLGNNKLQNIEGGAFMGLSALKQLHLNNNELKILRADTFLGIENLEYLQADYNLIKFIERGAFNKLHKLKVLILNDNLISFLPDNIFRFASLTHLDIRGNRIQKLPYIGVLEHIGRIVELQLEDNPWNCTCDLLPLKAWLENMPYNIYIGEAICETPSDLYGRLLKETNKQELCSMGTGSDFDVRILPPLQLEPGYSTPNGHTTQTSVHRLVTKPPKTTNPSKISGIVAGKALSNRNLSQIVSYQTRVPPLTPCPVPCVCKTHPSDLGLSVNCQERNIESMAELVPKPLNAKKLHVNGNNIKDVDTTDFLEFEGLDLLHLGSNRISVIKGEVFRNLTNLRRLYLNGNQIERLSPEMFAGLHNLQYLYLEYNVIKEILAGTFDLMPNLQLLYLNNNLLRSLPAYIFAGAPLARLNLRNNHFMYLPVSGVLDQLKSLTQIDLEGNPWDCTCDLVALKLWLEKLNEGIVVKELKCETPVQFANIELKSLKNEILCPKLLNKPSALFTSPMPAVTFTTPLGPVRSPPGGPVPLSILILSILVVLILTVFVAFCLLVFVLRRNKKPTVKHEGIGNQECSSMQLQLRKHDHKSNKKEGLGAEAFIPQTIEQMSKSHTCGLKESETGFMFADPPGQKVILRNINDKEKDLLHVDTRKRLSTIDELDELFPGRDSNVFIQNFLESKKEYNSIGVSGFEIRYPEKLQDKKSKKSLIGGNHSKIVVEQRKSEYFELKAKLQGSPDYLQVLEEQTALNKI, encoded by the exons ATGGGAGCGGGCGCCCGTGTGCAGAGGGATCCTCTCCCCGCATGTGTGCGGGGGACCGCGGTGTCGGGGCAGGGCTCAGCGAGGCGGCTGCTGCATGCGGCGCAGCCCGCCGGCGTACCGCAGCGCCGGGCTTCGCCTCGCTCCGCGCCCCGGCGCTCGGCGCGGCCAGGGGGGGCTCGCAGGGGCGGGCGcccggctgcccccgccgcTCGGTGCCTGCGCGGAGCTGCCGGAGGGGAGACCTCGCGGGGAGAGCGGCGGAGCGCAGCCGAGCGGGGCCGCGGCGACCCCGGCCGCCGAG atTCTTTATCTTTGTTCAGGAGCCTAAGGTTGCTTGCTGATCACAAGAAGATGTTTCTGTGGTTCTTTCTGGTTCTGTCATCTCCAGTTTCTTCTACAACTGCAGATGCTGATATATCTGTGGAAATTTGCAATGTTTGCTCCTGTGTGTCAGTTGAGAATGTACTCTATGTCAACTGTGAGAAGGTTGCAGTCTACAGACCAAATCAGCTTAAACCACCATGGTCTAATTTTTACCACCTCAACTTTCAAAACAACCTGCTAATTATTTTATATCCAAATTCCTTTCTTAATTTTACACATGCCGTGTCCTTGCAACTGGGTAATAATAAGTTACAGAACATTGAGGGAGGGGCCTTTATGGGTCTTAGTGCATTAAAACAGTTGCACCTGAACAACAATGAATTAAAGATTCTCCGAGCTGACACGTTCCTTGGCATAGAGAACTTGGAGTATCTCCAAGCTGACTACAATTTAATCAAGTTTATTGAACGGGGAGCCTTCAATAAGCTTCACAAGCTGAAAGTCCTGATTCTTAATGACAATCTGATTTCATTCCTTCCCGATAATATTTTTCGATTTGCTTCTCTAACCCATCTGGATATACGAGGGAATCGAATACAGAAGCTTCCATACATTGGAGTTCTGGAACACATTGGGCGAATTGTCGAATTGCAGCTGGAAGACAACCCCTGGAATTGTACTTGTGATTTGTTGCCTTTGAAAGCGTGGCTGGAGAACATGCCCTATAACATCTACATTGGAGAAGCTATCTGTGAAACACCCAGTGACTTGTATGGAAGGCTGCTGAAAGAAACCAACAAGCAAGAGCTGTGCTCCATGGGGACGGGGAGTGATTTTGATGTGCGCATTCTGCCTCCTTTGCAGCTGGAGCCCGGCTACAGCACACCGAATGGCCACACCACTCAAACATCAGTGCACAGATTAGTCACAAAGCCGCCAAAGACTACAAATCCTTCAAAGATCTCGGGGATAGTAGCAGGCAAAGCATTATCTAATCGCAATCTCAGTCAAATCGTATCTTACCAGACCAGGGTGCCTCCTTTAACTCCATGTCCAGTCCCCTGTGTTTGCAAAACGCATCCTTCAGACTTGGGATTAAGTGTAAATTGCCAAGAAAGAAATATAGAGTCAATGGCCGAACTTGTACCAAAACCCTTAAATGCCAAGAAACTGCATGTAAATGGCAATAATATTAAGGATGTGGACACTACAGATTTCCTTGAGTTTGAGGGGCTGGATCTGCTACATTTAGGCAGCAATCGGATTTCAGTGATCAAAGGAGAAGTTTTCCGCAACCTTACAAATTTACGGAGATTGTATCTCAATGGCAATCAGATAGAACGTCTGAGCCCAGAAATGTTTGCTGGGCTCCACAACCTGCAATATCTCTATTTGGAATACAATGTTATCAAAGAAATCCTAGCAGGCACCTTTGACTTAATGCCAAATTTGCAGTTGCTCTACCTGAACAACAATCTTCTACGAAGCTTGCCAGCATACATTTTTGCTGGTGCACCACTTGCTAGACTGAATCTGAGGAACAATCATTTCATGTATTTACCTGTAAGTGGCGTTCTTGATCAGCTAAAATCTCTTACACAGATTGATTTGGAAGGTAATCCGTGGGACTGCACTTGTGATTTAGTTGCTTTAAAACTGTGGCTTGAAAAGCTAAATGAAGGTATTGTGGTGAAGGAATTGAAATGTGAAACACCTGTACAGTTTGCTAACATTGAACTTAAGTCTCTGAAAAATGAGATCCTCTGTCCTAAGCTTTTAAACAAGCCATCTGCTCTGTTCACTAGTCCTATGCCCGCTGTTACTTTTACAACGCCACTGGGACCGGTTCGGAGTCCTCCTGGTGGCCCAGTTCCATTGTCCATCCTAATCTTAAGCATATTAGTTGTGCTTATTTTAACAgtgtttgttgctttttgccTTCTTGTTTTTGTGCTTCGGCGCAACAAAAAACCAACTGTAAAGCACGAAGGGATTGGAAATCAAGAATGCAGTTCTATGCAACTGCAGCTAAGAAAGCACGATCACAAGTCAAACAAAAAAGAGGGACTAGGTGCAGAGGCCTTCATTCCTCAAACCATTGAGCAGATGAGCAAAAGTCATACCTGTGGCTTAAAAGAGTCTGAAACGGGCTTCATGTTTGCTGACCCACCAGGGCAAAAAGTCATTCTGAGAAATATTAATGACAAGGAGAAAGATTTATTGCATGTGGATACCAGAAAAAGACTTAGCACAATCGATGAACTGGATGAGTTATTCCCTGGGAGGGATTCCAATGtatttattcaaaattttcttgaaagtaaaaaagaataCAACAGCATAGGGGTCAGTGGCTTTGAAATACGTTATCCAGAGAAActacaagacaaaaaaagcaagaaatctcTAATAGGTGGTAATCATAGTAAAATTGTAgtagaacaaagaaaaagtgaatattTTGAACTAAAAGCTAAACTTCAAGGTTCACCTGACTACCTACAAGTCCTTGAAGAACAAACAGCTTTGAATAAAATATAG